Proteins found in one Salvia splendens isolate huo1 chromosome 10, SspV2, whole genome shotgun sequence genomic segment:
- the LOC121752348 gene encoding putative late blight resistance protein homolog R1A-10, whose product MAEAAVTFLLENVQKLLVEQMNLISGAEKELKQLQSELELMNAFLIEYANNREKGQVFIQFERQIREAVYEAEDTLDACLTHKAKSGGGILNIKHLNLAKQVKELRLQLQPIFDRAIKGFNALPVADGTGVPHDNKLKKTDLVLREDNVVGFADEEATLIKYLNEKTEQLDVISIVGMPGLGKTTLAWKIYRDPKIQYEFPKLIWVYVSQEFNVREVFLTILKKFTREDMSLKEGWELAPLVRSHLEKGRFLLFMDDVWTVEDWKQIEPALPRNTKSGKVLITSRHEKVAKQTNLNRKPHKLRFLNAEESWELLQLEVFGNNNTCPGDLEGVGKHIATQCRGVPLAVVVIGGTLIEKRLDKREWEKVSDSVSSYVQDDKRTENIISMSYHKLPHNLRDCFLYLGIFPEDTEILAWKLTRLWIAEGFIQQKRGRSLEEVAEENLDDLVARNLVMAEKTKANGNIKTCRVHDMIREFCQNEAAFANKNLFQEVKKTRQGVFEPAISEIVKRRRLCIHSNVAEFFRKKPKGKGVRSFVCFSKETIGLPAEHTGSIPDTFDLLRVVDVTPLKFTKFPPKLTKLIHLRYIALSGNEFKALPESVSKLWNLQTVKIDTSVREFEVKVDISKMLQLRHLKTKAAISLKEVKGGGGENLQTLSRLSAESCKEELFNRASNLKNLGIRGNLNNLVEASYLGKLEHLEKLKLVHDMFPSTSDNNALHRVPHQHSFPPNLRILTLSSTHLLWTQMSTLGSLQTLEVLKLKETAFKGTLWEAQGGGFLNLETLHISRSDLQTWTASGEPFPKLKNLILKNCEKLQEIPPAVTNGKSLQLMEIERVSASLLKSAEKINKEKHEMQGGEGRAQRGGFKLKTSPGDASSLSSTPN is encoded by the exons ATGGCGGAGGCGGCAGTGACGTTTCTGCTGGAGAACGTGCAGAAGCTGCTGGTGGAGCAGATGAATCTGATATCCGGGGCGGAGAAGGAGCTGAAGCAGCTGCAGAGCGAGCTGGAGCTGATGAACGCCTTCTTAATCGAGTACGCCAACAACCGTGAGAAGGGCCAAGTTTTCATTCAGTTCGAGCGCCAGATCAGGGAGGCGGTCTACGAGGCCGAGGACACCCTCGACGCTTGCCTCACCCACAAGGCCAAGTCTGGTGGTGGCATTCTCAACATCAAGCATCTTAACCTGGCCAAGCAGGTCAAGGAGCTTCGCCTCCAGCTCCAGCCTATCTTCGACCGAGCCATCAAGGGCTTCAACGCCCTACCCGTCGCCGATGGAACTGGAGTTCCCCATGATAATAAACTCAAAAAG ACTGATTTGGTGTTGAGAGAAGATAATGTAGTGGGTTTTGCTGATGAGGAAGCCACTCTGATCAAATATTTGAATGAAAAAACAGAGCAACTTGATGTTATCTCCATTGTGGGAATGCCTGGTCTTGGCAAGACTACTCTTGCTTGGAAAATCTACCGAGACCCCAAAATTCAATACGAATTTCCCAAGTTGATTTGGGTGTATGTTTCTCAGGAGTTCAATGTGAGAGAGGTGTTTCTCACCATTCTCAAGAAGTTCACCCGCGAAGACATGTCTCTCAAGGAAGGTTGGGAACTTGCCCCACTAGTCCGGTCTCACCTGGAAAAGGGAAGATTCTTACTCTTCATGGATGATGTGTGGACTGTGGAAGACTGGAAACAAATCGAACCTGCCCTGCCAAGGAACACTAAGTCAGGTAAAGTTCTGATAACGAGCCGTCATGAGAAAGTAGCTAAACAAACAAACCTCAACAGAAAACCTCACAAGCTGCGCTTCCTAAATGCTGAGGAAAGCTGGGAGCTGCTCCAGTTGGAGGTATTTGGTAACAACAATACATGTCCGGGAGATTTGGAGGGTGTCGGTAAGCATATAGCCACACAGTGTCGGGGAGTGCCACTAGCAGTCGTGGTGATAGGAGGAACTCTTATCGAAAAACGTCTAGACAAGAGAGAATGGGAGAAGGTGTCGGATAGTGTCAGCAGCTATGTCCAGGATGACAAGCGCACTGAAAACATTATCTCCATGAGTTATCACAAACTGCCTCATAACTTGAGGGATTGCTTCCTCTACCTGGGGATATTTCCCGAGGACACTGAGATCCTGGCGTGGAAGCTCACGCGCTTGTGGATTGCAGAAGGATTCATACAGCAGAAGCGAGGGAGGAGCTTGGAGGAAGTGGCAGAGGAGAACCTGGACGACCTCGTGGCCAGGAACTTGGTCATGGCTGAGAAAACCAAGGCCAATGGCAACATCAAGACATGCCGCGTCCACGACATGATCCGTGAGTTTTGCCAGAATGAAGCCGCATTTGCCAACAAGAATCTGTTCCAAGAGGTGAAGAAGACGAGGCAAGGTGTGTTTGAGCCAGCAATATCCGAGATAGTGAAGCGCCGCCGCCTGTGTATTCATTCCAACGTGGCAGAGTTCTTCCGCAAGAAACCCAAGGGCAAAGGAGTCCGCTCGTTCGTTTGTTTCTCCAAGGAAACAATCGGGTTGCCAGCAGAGCATACAGGGTCGATCCCCGACACTTTTGATTTGCTTCGGGTGGTAGACGTCACTCCCCtcaaattcaccaaattccCCCCAAAACTCACCAAGCTGATACATCTGAGGTACATTGCTCTATCCGGCAATGAATTCAAGGCTCTACCTGAATCCGTCTCGAAGCTCTGGAATCTACAGACGGTCAAGATAGACACCTCGGTGCGCGAGTTTGAGGTGAAAGTGGATATCTCCAAGATGCTGCAGCTAAGGCATTTGAAGACGAAAGCAGCCATCAGTCTCAAGGAAGTGAAAGGCGGAGGAGGGGAGAATCTACAGACACTGAGCAGATTATCGGCCGAAAGCTGCAAAGAGGAGCTGTTCAACAGGGCCTCAAACCTCAAGAACTTGGGGATCCGAGGGAACCTAAACAATCTGGTGGAAGCGTCCTACTTGGGGAAACTGGAACATCTTGAAAAGTTGAAGCTGGTGCACGACATGTTTCCCTCGACTTCAGACAATAATGCGCTGCATCGCGTGCCTCATCAGCACAGTTTCCCGCCGAATCTGAGGATACTGACACTTTCGTCTACGCACTTGCTTTGGACACAGATGAGTACGCTCGGAAGCCTGCAAACACTCGAGGTGCTCAAACTGAAGGAAACGGCATTCAAGGGAACGCTGTGGGAAGCTCAAGGCGGCGGCTTTCTTAATTTGGAAACATTGCACATTTCACGCAGTGATTTGCAAACATGGACTGCTTCAGGTGAGCCATTTCCCAAACTCAAGAATCTGATACTGAAGAACTGCGAGAAGCTTCAAGAAATACCACCTGCAGTGACGAACGGGAAGAGCCTTCAGCTCATGGAAATCGAACGTGTGTCGGCATCGCTACTTAAATCTGCCGAGAAAATCAACAAGGAGAAACATGAGATGCAAGGTGGGGAAGGAAGAGCTCAGAGGGGTGGATTTAAGCTCAAAACTTCTCCAGGGGATGCATCATCATTATCATCAACACCAAACTAA